In Campylobacteraceae bacterium, one DNA window encodes the following:
- the amrS gene encoding AmmeMemoRadiSam system radical SAM enzyme: MKYFKKDSNKGKLICLLCSHYCSIKKDQVGICGINKNTGDEIDCLVYGHIAAMNIDPIEKKPLYHFYPQSQSLSLGTVGCNFKCTFCQNWGISQEKKINKEKFFAPIDIVNLALKHKCKSISYTYNEPTIFYPYAKDIALEAKKYDIKSVYVSNGFESSEVASDMIGIIDAINVDLKCFTNEYYKKLGGSLDILLKNLKFFAKADIHLEITTLLVPSKNDSKEEIYKIAKFIKDELGDEIPWHLSAFHPDYKELDLPRTSKESLLSAKKIGEDLGLKHVYIGNAGLDNHTRCTKCNKVLIHRVYFNTLENTLDNDSCSCSKKLEGVFMTKRKMTVAGTFYPEEKSEILRYIEHFNQGFTYKKLLNNIKALIVPHAGYIYSGFTANIAYYLSSYQKYKTLIIIGPSHKISFEGASVCSYDTYETPLGNIEINKTFIKELQNEFSYLYFNKNAHAEHSTETQAPFIKHYFPNASLIEIVYGKLSAKELSILFEKLLNKDDVLLVISTDLSHFHSQEESNIIDKHCVQALISQNLEALEKSEACGMTGLKALLLAEKNKNLKNIELHSCTSAKVTKDETRVVAYTSFIVGD; encoded by the coding sequence ATGAAATATTTTAAAAAAGACAGTAACAAAGGAAAACTAATATGTCTTTTATGCTCACACTATTGTTCTATAAAAAAAGATCAAGTGGGAATATGTGGTATTAATAAAAACACAGGTGATGAAATAGATTGTTTAGTGTACGGACATATTGCTGCTATGAATATAGATCCTATTGAGAAAAAACCCTTGTATCATTTTTATCCCCAGAGTCAATCTTTATCTTTAGGAACAGTTGGCTGTAATTTTAAATGTACTTTTTGTCAAAATTGGGGTATCTCACAAGAAAAAAAAATAAATAAAGAAAAATTCTTTGCCCCCATTGACATCGTAAACTTAGCCTTAAAACATAAGTGTAAATCTATTTCTTATACCTACAATGAACCCACTATTTTTTACCCTTATGCAAAAGATATAGCCTTAGAAGCTAAAAAATACGATATTAAATCGGTATATGTTTCTAATGGTTTTGAAAGTTCTGAAGTAGCTAGTGATATGATAGGAATTATTGATGCCATAAATGTAGATTTGAAATGTTTTACCAATGAGTATTATAAAAAACTAGGAGGTTCTTTAGATATATTATTAAAAAATCTTAAATTTTTTGCTAAAGCAGATATTCACCTAGAAATCACAACTTTATTGGTACCTAGTAAAAACGACTCGAAAGAAGAAATATACAAAATTGCTAAGTTTATAAAAGATGAATTAGGAGATGAAATTCCTTGGCACTTATCTGCTTTTCATCCTGATTATAAAGAACTCGATCTTCCTAGAACGTCAAAAGAATCTTTATTAAGTGCCAAAAAAATAGGAGAAGATTTAGGCTTAAAGCATGTGTATATTGGAAATGCAGGCTTAGATAATCATACAAGATGTACAAAGTGTAATAAGGTTTTAATCCACAGAGTATATTTTAATACTTTGGAAAATACTTTAGACAATGATAGCTGTTCTTGTTCCAAAAAACTAGAAGGAGTTTTTATGACAAAACGAAAAATGACTGTAGCTGGCACTTTTTATCCAGAAGAAAAAAGTGAAATTTTGCGATATATTGAACATTTTAATCAAGGTTTTACTTATAAAAAACTTCTAAATAATATAAAAGCTTTAATTGTTCCTCATGCAGGTTATATATATTCTGGTTTTACAGCCAATATTGCGTATTATTTAAGTTCGTATCAAAAGTATAAAACCCTAATAATTATTGGACCCAGCCACAAAATATCTTTTGAAGGTGCCAGTGTTTGTAGTTATGATACGTATGAAACACCTTTAGGAAATATTGAAATAAACAAAACATTTATAAAAGAATTGCAAAATGAATTTTCATATTTGTACTTTAACAAAAATGCACATGCAGAACATTCAACAGAAACACAAGCCCCTTTTATAAAACACTATTTTCCAAATGCATCTCTTATTGAAATTGTATATGGTAAACTAAGCGCTAAAGAATTAAGTATATTGTTTGAAAAACTTTTAAATAAAGATGATGTTCTTTTAGTTATTTCAACAGATTTAAGTCATTTTCACAGTCAAGAAGAATCAAATATTATTGATAAACACTGTGTACAAGCTCTTATTTCACAGAACTTAGAAGCATTAGAAAAAAGTGAAGCCTGTGGAATGACAGGACTAAAAGCTCTTTTATTGGCAGAAAAAAATAAAAACCTTAAAAATATAGAATTACATTCTTGTACCAGTGCAAAAGTTACTAAAGATGAAACAAGAGTAGTTGCTTATACTTCATTTATTGTAGGAGATTAA
- a CDS encoding YdcF family protein, with product MEYTFILKKIISAFLMPLSLGLILAFIALIFLYLNSYKRAKVFLSLSFLWIFFISYGPLANKVLAPLENTYEKVPLNQKASYILLLGGDYESRAYEALRLYYLNKGSKIITSGYKGRGEISEALINAKKLISLGIPQSDILIQESPKDTKEEALSVKEIVKNEKFFLVTSAYHMKRAMRIFEKEGLNVIAAPTRFLVKDNYYLSLPMASSLQKTEVSFHEYLGLLWLDIKELFN from the coding sequence ATGGAATACACTTTTATACTTAAAAAAATCATATCCGCTTTTTTAATGCCTTTATCTTTGGGACTTATTTTAGCTTTTATTGCTTTGATTTTTTTATATTTGAATTCCTATAAAAGGGCAAAAGTTTTTTTAAGTCTTTCTTTTTTATGGATATTTTTCATTTCTTATGGCCCTTTAGCAAATAAAGTACTTGCACCTTTAGAAAATACTTATGAAAAAGTACCTTTGAATCAAAAAGCGTCGTATATCTTGCTTTTAGGAGGCGATTATGAAAGTAGAGCTTATGAAGCTTTGCGTTTATATTATTTAAATAAAGGCTCCAAGATTATTACTTCTGGGTATAAAGGTAGGGGTGAAATTTCAGAAGCCCTTATAAATGCCAAGAAATTAATCTCCCTAGGAATTCCTCAAAGTGATATTCTAATTCAAGAATCACCTAAAGATACAAAAGAAGAAGCTCTAAGCGTGAAAGAGATTGTAAAAAACGAGAAGTTTTTTTTAGTGACTTCTGCTTACCATATGAAAAGAGCTATGAGGATTTTTGAAAAAGAAGGATTAAATGTCATAGCTGCACCGACACGTTTTTTAGTAAAAGACAATTATTACCTCTCTCTTCCTATGGCTTCTTCTTTGCAAAAAACAGAGGTCTCATTTCATGAATACTTGGGTCTTTTATGGTTAGATATAAAAGAACTGTTTAATTGA
- a CDS encoding metal ABC transporter ATP-binding protein has protein sequence MKTLIKINNLSFAYDKTPVLENISLEIKENDFLAIIGPNGGGKTTLVKLILKILKSKKNMISYHIEDSVIGYVPQNTNLNLDFPITALEVVLMGHQVKKRRLFGYSKEDIECGMHSLRQVEMADFKDSKIGSLSGGQRQRVFIARALCSHPEILFLDEPTASIDVKGQQDVYDLLSDLNKNMSIIVISHDISVLLNYAKNVAHVNKNLVFHTLDKISKSLSNTSGHLCEVELLSALGKNIIHECNHEH, from the coding sequence TTGAAAACTCTAATTAAAATTAATAATTTATCTTTTGCTTATGACAAAACACCTGTATTGGAAAACATTTCTTTAGAGATAAAAGAAAATGATTTTTTAGCCATAATTGGACCCAATGGGGGTGGTAAAACTACCTTAGTAAAACTCATACTTAAAATACTTAAAAGTAAAAAGAATATGATTTCTTATCACATTGAGGATTCTGTTATTGGTTATGTGCCTCAAAATACCAACTTAAATCTAGATTTTCCTATTACTGCTTTAGAAGTGGTTTTAATGGGCCATCAAGTTAAGAAAAGAAGACTTTTTGGTTATTCAAAAGAAGATATTGAGTGTGGAATGCATTCTTTGCGTCAAGTAGAAATGGCTGATTTTAAAGATTCTAAAATAGGTTCTTTAAGTGGAGGGCAGAGACAAAGAGTATTTATAGCTCGTGCTTTATGCTCACACCCTGAAATACTCTTCTTAGATGAACCAACAGCAAGTATAGATGTAAAAGGTCAACAAGATGTTTATGACTTATTATCCGATTTAAACAAGAACATGAGTATTATTGTTATCTCTCATGATATTTCTGTTTTATTAAACTATGCAAAAAATGTGGCCCATGTTAATAAAAATTTGGTTTTTCATACTCTTGATAAAATATCAAAATCTTTAAGCAACACCTCTGGGCATTTATGTGAGGTTGAATTATTAAGCGCTTTGGGTAAAAATATAATACATGAGTGTAATCATGAACATTAA
- a CDS encoding metal ABC transporter permease, producing the protein MLEALSYEFFQNALLAGLLLSIISGVIGSLIVVNRITFLAGGIAHSSYGGIGIAIYLGLPVLFGATVFAVISAIIVAIITLNNRNKADSIIGIMWAAGMAIGIIFVDLTPGYNVDLMSYLFGSILAVSYNDILYMFVLDVLLISLVLYFYKEILAVSYDAQFSSLRGISVKFFYTLILVMAALCIVAAIRVVGLILVIALLTIPTYISLMYVNNLSKMMFLSSFFAALFTIIGLLLSYYYDISSGASIILVSVFCLFFAKSIEKIKQ; encoded by the coding sequence ATGCTTGAAGCCTTAAGTTATGAATTTTTTCAAAATGCCTTACTTGCAGGTTTATTGCTTTCAATTATTTCTGGTGTTATTGGCTCCTTAATTGTTGTTAATCGTATTACTTTTTTAGCAGGAGGAATTGCTCATAGTTCGTATGGAGGTATTGGTATTGCCATATACTTAGGTCTTCCTGTGTTATTTGGTGCAACTGTTTTTGCGGTAATATCTGCTATTATTGTGGCTATTATTACTTTGAACAATAGAAACAAAGCAGACAGTATTATTGGAATTATGTGGGCTGCAGGAATGGCAATTGGTATTATTTTTGTTGATTTGACACCTGGTTATAACGTGGATCTTATGTCTTATTTATTTGGTTCAATTTTGGCTGTTTCTTATAATGATATTCTTTATATGTTTGTTTTGGATGTTCTTCTTATTTCTTTAGTGCTTTATTTTTACAAAGAAATTCTAGCAGTTTCATACGATGCACAGTTTTCAAGTTTAAGAGGAATTAGTGTTAAATTCTTTTATACACTCATACTTGTAATGGCAGCTTTATGTATAGTTGCAGCTATTAGAGTAGTGGGTTTGATTTTGGTAATTGCTTTATTAACCATACCTACTTATATCTCATTAATGTATGTAAATAATCTTTCAAAAATGATGTTTTTATCTTCTTTTTTTGCGGCATTATTTACAATTATTGGTTTGTTACTCTCATATTATTATGATATTAGTTCAGGTGCAAGTATTATACTTGTTTCTGTATTTTGTCTGTTTTTTGCAAAAAGTATTGAAAAAATAAAACAATAA
- a CDS encoding S1 RNA-binding domain-containing protein, which produces MDQRIELGLINTLRIDRVTEPGLYLIAEDEEVVLLPNAYITNDMHVGNDIKVFIYTDSEDRLISTTLTPKGILGDIVSVEVVDLLPFGAFVDIDLPKDLLVPKNKQKSSFSVGQTRVVRIIEDEHTGRLIGTEKFSLEDAPKTFTKNDEVEVVVYAKSPLGYKLVVNGKYEGMIFHNEVFENIEIGSSKRAYVKYVRDDGKMDISLQKIGEKNINDLEEKVLDILKQNGGELGFTYKSDAEDIKDVFGISKKSFKATLTKLIENKKIILTSNTISVC; this is translated from the coding sequence ATGGACCAAAGAATAGAATTAGGATTAATCAATACACTTCGTATTGATAGAGTCACAGAACCAGGCTTGTATTTAATAGCAGAAGATGAAGAAGTAGTTTTACTTCCAAATGCATATATAACAAATGATATGCATGTAGGAAATGACATAAAAGTATTTATTTACACAGATTCAGAAGACAGACTTATTTCAACTACACTAACACCTAAAGGAATTTTGGGTGATATTGTTTCTGTTGAAGTAGTTGATTTACTTCCTTTTGGTGCTTTTGTTGATATTGATCTACCAAAAGATTTATTAGTACCTAAAAACAAACAAAAATCAAGTTTTAGCGTAGGACAAACAAGAGTTGTTCGTATAATAGAAGATGAACATACAGGAAGATTAATTGGAACAGAAAAGTTTTCTTTAGAAGATGCTCCCAAAACCTTCACAAAAAATGATGAAGTTGAAGTTGTTGTTTATGCAAAAAGTCCTTTAGGATATAAACTTGTTGTAAATGGAAAATACGAAGGTATGATTTTTCACAATGAGGTTTTTGAGAACATCGAAATTGGAAGCAGCAAAAGAGCCTATGTTAAGTATGTAAGAGATGATGGAAAGATGGATATTTCTTTGCAAAAAATTGGTGAAAAAAATATTAATGATCTTGAAGAAAAAGTCTTAGATATTTTAAAACAAAATGGCGGTGAGCTTGGATTTACGTATAAAAGTGATGCTGAAGATATCAAGGATGTTTTTGGAATTAGCAAAAAATCCTTTAAAGCAACACTTACAAAACTAATCGAAAATAAAAAAATTATATTAACTTCAAATACTATTAGTGTTTGTTAA
- the tpx gene encoding thiol peroxidase, with product MITTKLKGQLVNISGNLLNVGDLAPCITLCSQDLKDIDVGGKKDFIQIIATVPSLDTDVCAEETRKFNEKASSLKGVEISVVSQDLPFAVGRFCTTEGIENIKIASDFRDKSFSKAYGVLIDDSVLEGLCARAIFVIDTKGVIVYKELCDDITHEPNYKRIYEAVKNA from the coding sequence ATGATTACAACAAAACTTAAAGGACAACTTGTTAACATAAGTGGTAACTTATTAAATGTAGGCGATCTTGCTCCTTGTATCACCTTATGTTCACAAGATTTAAAAGATATAGACGTAGGTGGTAAAAAAGACTTTATTCAAATTATTGCAACAGTGCCTTCTTTAGATACAGATGTATGTGCAGAAGAAACACGAAAGTTTAATGAAAAAGCATCTTCTTTAAAAGGGGTAGAAATAAGTGTTGTTTCACAAGATTTGCCTTTTGCAGTGGGAAGGTTTTGTACAACAGAAGGCATTGAAAATATAAAAATTGCTTCAGATTTCAGAGACAAGTCTTTTTCAAAAGCTTATGGTGTTTTAATTGATGATTCTGTTTTAGAAGGTTTATGTGCAAGAGCTATTTTTGTTATAGATACAAAGGGTGTGATTGTATATAAAGAGCTTTGTGATGATATCACTCATGAACCCAATTACAAAAGAATATACGAAGCAGTAAAAAACGCTTAA
- a CDS encoding NnrS family protein, translating to MFLSWFSSFSSQAHKVFFSTALIFLLLFLFLLLLNYSSLIYLEASLHDYHSYALIFVVFPQFFIGFLYTVFPRFLNTTSITRKIYIKHFYIYFFATASFFLALLFSFTYYMFFAFFIFLAQVFSFSLLFKLYKESKVEDKYDAKWILISFFTGLTAHFLYFLSFFEFQYSYLLHSLALNAGFYLYLFSLIFAVSQRMVPFFTRGKTPGYVINKSKYLMEIIYVLLFLKVIIMSFDSLLLNLLADIPLFVFFTKELLRWKLPIKNSEAILWILHLSLLWIPIGFFVSICESLFYFYGIYFEKAVIHIFALGFFLSILLGFATRVVLGHSGQTPHANKITVYCFIFLQFLVILRFISALFINTNFLYLLFIKITLLLLLLTLCLWSFKYLKILLK from the coding sequence ATGTTTTTATCTTGGTTTTCTTCTTTTTCTTCTCAAGCGCACAAAGTCTTTTTCTCAACTGCGCTTATTTTTTTATTACTTTTCCTTTTTTTGTTGCTGTTAAATTATTCTTCACTTATTTATCTTGAAGCATCTTTACATGACTATCATTCTTATGCTTTGATATTTGTAGTTTTCCCACAGTTTTTTATTGGTTTTTTATATACGGTTTTTCCTCGTTTTTTAAATACTACATCGATTACAAGAAAAATTTATATCAAACATTTTTATATTTACTTTTTTGCAACAGCTTCCTTTTTCTTAGCACTTCTTTTTTCTTTTACTTATTATATGTTTTTTGCTTTTTTTATTTTTCTAGCCCAGGTTTTTAGTTTTTCTTTATTATTTAAACTCTATAAAGAATCAAAAGTTGAAGACAAATACGATGCAAAATGGATATTAATCTCTTTTTTTACGGGACTTACAGCTCATTTTTTATACTTTCTTTCTTTTTTTGAATTTCAATATTCTTATTTGTTACATTCTCTTGCTTTAAATGCAGGTTTTTATCTTTATTTATTTTCTTTGATTTTTGCCGTATCACAGCGTATGGTGCCCTTTTTTACACGTGGAAAAACACCTGGTTATGTGATAAACAAATCAAAGTATTTAATGGAAATTATATATGTTTTATTGTTTTTAAAAGTAATAATCATGAGCTTTGATTCTTTACTTTTAAATCTTCTAGCAGATATTCCTTTATTTGTATTTTTTACAAAAGAGTTGTTACGTTGGAAACTTCCTATTAAAAACAGTGAAGCTATTTTATGGATTTTGCATCTTTCTTTATTATGGATCCCTATTGGTTTTTTTGTTTCTATTTGCGAATCTCTTTTTTATTTTTATGGAATATATTTTGAAAAAGCAGTTATTCATATTTTTGCTTTAGGGTTTTTTCTTAGTATTCTTTTGGGTTTTGCAACAAGAGTAGTTTTAGGACATTCAGGACAAACACCACATGCTAATAAAATCACTGTTTATTGTTTTATTTTTCTTCAGTTTTTAGTAATTTTAAGATTTATTTCTGCTTTATTTATTAATACAAATTTTTTATATCTTCTATTTATTAAAATAACACTTTTATTGTTATTACTAACCTTGTGTCTTTGGTCTTTTAAATATCTAAAGATTTTATTAAAATAA
- the msrP gene encoding protein-methionine-sulfoxide reductase catalytic subunit MsrP, translating into MKKLSAKDVTSEVLFNKRRNFLKLGAASIVASSALVDLMAKENLPLSNLKYLKDANANDLKLNTFKEITSYNNFYEFTTSKEKVKDLAKDMDTSSWKITIDGLVKNPITIDVKDLIKKYALEERIYRFRCVEGWAMVVPWIGFELKKLIEDVEPLSKAKYVKFTTKYDPEIFPDQSRGVFSSITYPYVEGLRMDEAMNPLTLLAVGLYGKTLEGQNGAPIRLVVPWKYGFKSIKSIDKITFLDEEPLNTWQAQNKNEYGFYANVNPKVDHPRWTQKRERVLGSFFKKKTLLFNGYEKEVGHMYTDMDLRKHF; encoded by the coding sequence ATGAAGAAGTTAAGCGCAAAAGATGTTACCTCAGAAGTTTTATTTAATAAAAGAAGAAATTTTTTAAAATTAGGAGCTGCTAGTATTGTTGCTTCTTCTGCTTTGGTTGACCTTATGGCAAAAGAGAATTTGCCTCTTTCTAACCTAAAATACTTAAAAGATGCAAATGCAAATGATTTAAAATTAAATACTTTTAAAGAAATCACTTCTTATAACAATTTTTATGAGTTTACTACTTCTAAAGAAAAAGTAAAAGATTTAGCAAAAGATATGGATACAAGTTCTTGGAAAATTACTATTGATGGTTTGGTTAAAAACCCTATTACCATTGATGTAAAAGATTTGATTAAAAAGTACGCGCTTGAAGAGAGAATCTATAGATTCAGATGTGTTGAGGGTTGGGCTATGGTAGTTCCTTGGATTGGTTTTGAACTAAAAAAATTAATAGAAGATGTAGAGCCTTTATCAAAAGCCAAATATGTAAAATTTACAACCAAATATGATCCTGAAATCTTTCCCGATCAAAGCAGGGGAGTATTTTCTTCTATTACGTATCCTTATGTAGAAGGTTTACGTATGGATGAAGCGATGAATCCTTTGACACTCTTGGCTGTTGGCTTGTATGGTAAAACCCTAGAAGGACAAAATGGAGCACCTATTCGTTTAGTAGTGCCTTGGAAATATGGTTTTAAATCAATTAAATCTATTGATAAAATTACCTTTTTAGACGAAGAGCCTTTAAATACTTGGCAAGCACAAAATAAAAATGAATATGGTTTTTATGCCAATGTGAATCCAAAAGTGGATCATCCAAGATGGACACAAAAAAGAGAAAGAGTTTTAGGCTCATTTTTTAAGAAAAAAACTTTACTCTTTAATGGTTATGAAAAAGAAGTAGGACATATGTACACTGATATGGATTTAAGAAAGCATTTTTAA
- a CDS encoding ferric reductase-like transmembrane domain-containing protein, with product MKKIIWIVAFLPLVYMLLELFVFQNASDPIKYIYSITGSSAIAILFFTTTLSLWFKKLVKHRRLIGLFGFFYASLHMANFLILDMELDVLFALEETLDKPFIYLGMISFTALVFMSVTSTKKLFKKYNKYHKVLYLVLILTTIHFVMAQKSLSILQFTYLGVFAIILLAKINKKTKFFTFKEKIKA from the coding sequence ATGAAAAAGATTATCTGGATTGTGGCTTTTTTACCCTTAGTTTATATGTTGCTTGAGTTGTTTGTTTTTCAAAATGCAAGTGACCCTATTAAATATATTTACTCTATTACAGGAAGTTCTGCTATTGCGATTTTGTTTTTTACTACAACACTTTCTTTGTGGTTTAAAAAACTTGTAAAACATCGACGATTAATTGGTTTATTTGGCTTTTTTTATGCTTCTTTACATATGGCAAATTTTTTAATTTTAGATATGGAATTGGATGTATTGTTTGCACTGGAAGAAACCTTGGATAAACCTTTTATTTATTTAGGCATGATTTCATTTACTGCTTTAGTATTTATGAGTGTAACCTCTACTAAAAAACTTTTTAAAAAGTACAATAAATATCATAAAGTCTTGTATTTAGTTTTAATTCTAACAACGATTCATTTTGTAATGGCACAAAAATCTTTGTCTATTTTACAGTTTACGTATTTAGGAGTATTTGCAATCATTTTATTAGCAAAAATAAATAAAAAAACAAAATTCTTTACGTTTAAAGAAAAGATAAAAGCGTAA
- a CDS encoding multidrug effflux MFS transporter: protein MKTAHNHLQLILLLALLSSVTPLAIDAYLPAIPAMANDFGVAISNIEITISIYLFFFAFGQFVGGILSDRMGRKNTAMLGLFGFCISSFILFLANTLELLYIFRGIQAFFGAMAVVNTGAIVRDLFKGKEAAKVFSTIASIMMIAPMIAPTLGSLVISFFVWNYIFLFLGIYSLFVLILIYFKLPVTGVRSNTKIVQAYLNVLKHKQAIAYILAVSFAFAGMFIFIQKSPFIYMEYFSISQDVFPLFFAANVLTMIVFTRINIKLIKDIPPAQILKYGIYLQIFAGLVLIVISFNPNLYAVLIFLMLYIGSLGFIFGNAMACALDFFKKDAGVANAVIGISEFSIGGLIGFLASLIETTNLTPIFIMMSITALLALFALKR from the coding sequence ATGAAAACAGCACACAATCACTTACAACTTATTTTATTATTAGCGCTTTTGTCTTCGGTAACTCCTTTAGCTATTGATGCCTATTTACCGGCCATTCCTGCTATGGCAAACGATTTTGGCGTGGCAATTTCCAATATTGAAATTACTATTAGTATTTATTTATTCTTTTTTGCTTTTGGACAATTTGTGGGAGGAATATTATCCGATAGAATGGGAAGAAAAAATACAGCAATGTTAGGGCTCTTTGGCTTTTGTATTTCTTCTTTTATTTTATTTTTGGCAAATACCCTTGAACTGCTTTATATTTTTAGAGGTATTCAAGCCTTTTTCGGAGCAATGGCGGTTGTAAATACAGGGGCTATTGTTCGTGATTTATTTAAAGGTAAAGAAGCTGCAAAAGTTTTTTCAACCATTGCTTCTATAATGATGATAGCGCCAATGATTGCACCTACTTTAGGTTCTCTTGTTATCTCATTTTTTGTATGGAATTATATTTTCTTATTTTTAGGAATTTATTCTCTTTTTGTTCTTATACTAATCTATTTTAAACTTCCCGTAACAGGCGTGAGAAGTAATACTAAAATAGTTCAAGCCTATCTTAATGTTTTAAAACACAAACAAGCAATAGCCTATATTTTGGCGGTATCTTTTGCTTTTGCTGGAATGTTTATTTTTATTCAAAAAAGCCCTTTTATTTATATGGAATATTTTTCTATTTCGCAAGATGTTTTTCCTTTATTTTTTGCTGCAAATGTACTTACTATGATTGTTTTTACACGTATTAATATCAAACTTATTAAAGATATTCCCCCTGCACAAATATTAAAATATGGAATATATTTACAAATATTTGCAGGGCTTGTTTTAATAGTCATTTCTTTTAATCCCAATTTATATGCTGTACTTATTTTTTTGATGTTATACATAGGTTCGCTTGGTTTTATTTTTGGAAATGCAATGGCTTGTGCTTTGGATTTTTTTAAAAAAGATGCAGGAGTCGCAAATGCGGTTATTGGTATTAGTGAGTTTTCAATTGGAGGTTTAATTGGTTTTTTAGCTTCTTTGATTGAAACAACAAACCTGACTCCTATTTTTATTATGATGAGTATTACAGCACTTTTAGCTTTATTTGCTTTAAAAAGATAA
- a CDS encoding MFS transporter produces MSQKYLMYKIIALGIFTLIIAMGVRQSFGMFLPSFEESLDISRASFGLTLAIQHLLFGLAQPFVGYLADKYGGYKLLVVGSFLYTLGLYAVTLISDAYGLYLSLGFLIGLALSASTYVVVLGIIAKVVPSNIRSTVFGLATAAGSFGMFIFIPLTQKLLETLQSNQVFYIFCCFTLLMLIAGALMKVDAKHDISTSTEEISLKHALKVCRTHSGYIRLNIGFFVCGFHVAFVATHFPTYLSDEGISPSIAMLAFSFIGLFNIIGSFTFGYLGDRYSKRKLLVILYFLRSIVFALMLILPFNDNTALLFGACIGLLWLATVPLTSGMVVQIFGIKALGTLYGIVFLFHQLGSFTGAWLGGIVYDETGSYNSIWWASVFLAILAALVHINMDDKKIKAQKS; encoded by the coding sequence TTGAGCCAAAAATATTTGATGTATAAAATTATTGCTTTAGGAATATTTACTTTAATAATTGCCATGGGAGTAAGACAAAGTTTTGGAATGTTCTTGCCTAGTTTTGAAGAAAGCCTAGATATCTCAAGAGCCTCTTTTGGTTTAACCCTTGCAATTCAGCATCTTTTATTTGGTTTAGCCCAGCCTTTTGTGGGCTATTTAGCAGATAAATACGGCGGTTATAAACTACTAGTTGTAGGCTCTTTTTTATACACCCTTGGTTTATATGCCGTTACGCTTATAAGTGATGCTTATGGTTTATATCTCAGTTTAGGTTTTTTAATTGGGCTTGCTTTAAGTGCATCTACTTATGTAGTAGTTTTGGGAATTATTGCCAAAGTAGTGCCCTCAAATATAAGAAGTACTGTCTTTGGTTTAGCAACTGCTGCTGGTTCTTTTGGTATGTTTATTTTTATTCCTCTTACTCAAAAATTATTAGAAACTCTCCAAAGCAATCAAGTTTTTTATATCTTTTGTTGTTTTACGCTTTTAATGCTAATTGCAGGTGCTTTAATGAAAGTAGATGCAAAACATGACATAAGTACAAGTACTGAAGAAATAAGTCTAAAACATGCCTTAAAAGTCTGCCGAACACATAGTGGATATATACGTTTAAATATAGGTTTTTTTGTTTGTGGTTTTCATGTTGCTTTTGTAGCCACGCATTTTCCCACGTATTTAAGCGATGAAGGAATATCTCCTTCTATTGCTATGTTGGCTTTTTCTTTTATTGGTTTGTTTAATATTATTGGCTCATTTACTTTTGGATATTTAGGGGACAGATATTCTAAGAGAAAACTTTTAGTAATACTGTATTTTTTAAGATCTATTGTATTTGCGTTAATGTTAATATTGCCATTTAATGACAATACAGCTTTATTATTTGGTGCGTGTATTGGACTTCTTTGGTTAGCTACTGTTCCTTTAACCTCTGGTATGGTTGTTCAAATCTTTGGTATTAAAGCTTTAGGTACTTTATATGGAATCGTATTTTTATTCCACCAGTTAGGAAGTTTTACAGGAGCTTGGTTGGGTGGAATTGTTTATGATGAAACAGGGTCTTATAATAGTATTTGGTGGGCATCTGTCTTTTTAGCTATTTTAGCAGCCCTTGTACATATTAATATGGATGATAAAAAAATAAAAGCGCAAAAGTCTTAG